A window of Ovis canadensis isolate MfBH-ARS-UI-01 breed Bighorn chromosome X, ARS-UI_OviCan_v2, whole genome shotgun sequence contains these coding sequences:
- the LOC138930980 gene encoding small ribosomal subunit protein uS12 has protein sequence MGKCRGLRTARKLRSHRRDQKWHDKQYKKAHLGTALKANPFGGASHAKGIVLEKVGVEAKQPNSAIRKCVRVQLIKNGKKITAFVPNDGCLNFIEENDEVLVAGFGRKGHAVGDIPGVRFKVVKVANVSLLALYKGKKERPRS, from the coding sequence ATGGGCAAGTGTCGCGGTCTTCGTACTGCCAGGAAGCTCCGTAGCCACCGACGAGACCAGAAGTGGCATGATAAGCAGTACAAGAAAGCCCATCTGGGCACAGCCCTGAAGGCCAACCCTTTTGGCGGCGCTTCTCACGCCAAGGGAATTGTGCTGGAAAAAGTAGGAGTTGAAGCCAAACAGCCAAATTCTGCTATCAGGAAGTGTGTCAGGGTTCAACTAATCAAGAATGGcaaaaaaatcactgcttttGTACCCAATGATGGTTGCTTgaattttattgaggaaaatGATGAAGTTCTGGTTGCTGGATTTGGTCGCAAAGGTCATGCTGTTGGTGACATTCCTGGAGTCCGCTTTAAGGTTGTCAAAGTAGCCAATGTCTCTCTTTTGGCTTTGTACAAAGGCAAGAAGGAAAGACCAAGATCATAA